Proteins encoded by one window of Melospiza melodia melodia isolate bMelMel2 chromosome 9, bMelMel2.pri, whole genome shotgun sequence:
- the LRRC18 gene encoding leucine-rich repeat-containing protein 18 — MPKGKGKGPQGKRISLKAAKNSMRVLFNGRRRLELSKMGIAVFPKVLLQLADVEEIDLSRNMIRKIPNIIEKFQNLIWLDLHSNQIDELPPEIGTLRNLTFLNLCNNKLTTKGLPEELTHLKNLRTLNLGLNCLESIPTTLGALKELIELGLFDNSLTIIPKSVKKLPKIERMNVKRNPLPEFAEEEEPIDTIKRLESLYLVEKKDLCESCLLTCQGERDELHKLENMTPVPPEKPNFTSLTTPNSTAIDNQEEWRIKEDNPSNTPEEDNPSNSPRNSTELEAP, encoded by the coding sequence ATGcccaagggaaaaggaaaaggtccACAAGGGAAAAGGATCTCCTTGAAAGCGGCCAAAAATTCAATGCGAGTACTTTTTAATGGAAGGCGCCGGCTTGAGCTGAGCAAAATGGGCATTGCTGTCTTCCCCAAGGTCCTTCTGCAGCTGGCTGATGTGGAGGAAATTGATTTGAGCAGAAACATGATAAGAAAGATTCCAAACATCATTGAGAAGTTCCAGAATCTGATATGGCTGGACCTGCATAGTAACCAGATTGATGAGCTGCCCCCAGAAATAGGCACGCTTCGCAACCTTACTTTCCTGAATTTATGCAACAACAAGCTGACCACAAAAGGTCTGCCAGAAGAGCTGACCCATCTCAAGAACCTGCGTACTCTCAACCTTGGCTTAAACTGTCTTGAGAGTATTCCCACCACTCTTGGGGCCCTGAAGGAACTTATTGAGCTAGGTCTTTTTGACAACTCCTTGACCATCATCCCGAAGAGTGTGAAAAAGCTCCCCAAGATTGAGAGAATGAATGTAAAAAGGAACCCTTTACCAGAATTTGCAGAGGAAGAGGAGCCGATTGACACCATTAAACGTTTAGAATCGCTTTACTTAGTAGAAAAGAAAGACCTGTGCGAGTCCTGCCTGCTGACCTGCCAGGGTGAGAGGGACGAGCTGCACAAGTTGGAGAACATGACACCTGTCCCCCCAGAGAAGCCAAATTTCACTTCACTCACCACACCCAATTCTACTGCAATAGATAACCAAGAAGAATGGAGAATAAAAGAAGACAATCCTTCAAATACACCAGAAGAAGACAATCCTTCAAATTCACCAAGGAACTCTACAGAACTTGAAGCTCCATGA